A stretch of the uncultured Hyphomonas sp. genome encodes the following:
- a CDS encoding DUF350 domain-containing protein has translation MGGEIGAFVEAFPRFLIWTASAGVMLVVSSTIYVLLTPWKEFAEVRRGNTAAGVALGGAITGL, from the coding sequence ATGGGCGGAGAAATCGGTGCTTTTGTCGAGGCGTTTCCAAGATTCCTGATCTGGACGGCCAGTGCTGGTGTGATGCTGGTCGTGTCGAGCACAATTTATGTACTGCTGACGCCCTGGAAGGAGTTCGCAGAGGTGCGGCGCGGGAATACGGCTGCCGGCGTTGCGCTGGGCGGTGCGATTACGGGTCTC